In Argiope bruennichi chromosome 4, qqArgBrue1.1, whole genome shotgun sequence, a single window of DNA contains:
- the LOC129966850 gene encoding uncharacterized protein LOC129966850 — MENVAIFAEIGEEVDEHNPIFLSESEIANNDMEVKTELNEFVSGTEADNHNCNEESLNLEEKEESKIPGLFAPFNHGMKPDFEYIRLELERSVSNQEAATKIINDRYKLITENAAKHKMKEEKDKMTFTQLSHSVDIEDIIKTTELLCNLHITSTSPSKDQLEVSDSYLENIYWNDNLYEFINLNDIEIDTKAKISNVDMQNSVTDHLEYGVEDFISHERNEQMDGEKSFTFTQMSQELDTAKFMKNIESAFEKLEDDDSSCEDECIEFHCGINKGDDGFDCRRQ; from the exons atggaaaatgttgcaatatttgCAGAGATTGGTGAAGAGGTTGATGAACATAACcctatatttttatcagaatctgAAATTGCAAATAATGATATGGAAGTCAAAACAGAATTAAACGAGTTTGTGTCAGGTACAGAAGCTGATAACCACAACTGTAATGAAGAATCTTTGAACTTGGAAGAGAAAGAAGAAAGCAAAATACCAGGTCTCTTTGCCCCATTCAATCATGGTATGAAACCTGATTTTGAATACATTCGTTTGGAATTGGAAAGGTCTGTTTCAAACCAAGAAGCTGCTACGAAAATTATAAATGATCGCTATAAATTAATTACAGAGAATGCTGCAAAgcataaaatgaaagaagaaaaggACAAAATGACTTTCACCCAGTTATCCCATTCTGTGGATAttgaagatattataaaaactactgaattactttgtaatttacatattACTTCTACCTCCCCTTCTAAAGACCAGTTAGAAGTTTCTGACAGCTATCTAGAGAATATTTACTGGaatgataatttatatgaatttattaatttgaatgatATTGAAATTGATACAAAGGCAAAAATCTCAAATGTTGACATGCAAAATTCTGTAACTGACCATCTTGAATATGGAGTGGAAGACTTCATAAGCCATGAGAGGAATGAACAGATGGATGGAGAAAAAAGTTTCACCTTCACCCAAATGTCTCAAGAGCTGGATActgcaaaatttatgaaaaatatcgaaTCAGCTTTTGAAAAGCTTGAGGACGATGACTCTTCTTGCGAAGATGAATGTATTGAATTCCATTGTGGAATTAATAAAG gagATGATGGTTTTGACTGCAGACGTCAATAG